In Maniola hyperantus chromosome 13, iAphHyp1.2, whole genome shotgun sequence, one genomic interval encodes:
- the pch2 gene encoding pachytene checkpoint protein 2 homolog, producing the protein MSAPLHVEIVQKRSSRASKDFIKETVHCYLANFVAIKPGATLSRELEDAEDLKEHVQSISFCDAEHECEVAPSDCEFVYHVFRLDTFGAETDTLTDAASGEELAAATMWALPNEEFHGLWESLVYDSRLKADTLRFAEAAFSFAERGVDPNVVGVNRVVLLHGPTGTGKTSLCRALAQKLAVRLSERFPRARLLEIDAHSLFSKWFSESGKLVARLFARVAELAEDPRLLAVVLVDEVESLAAARQAALRGLEPSDAVRAVNAVLTALDRLRRLPNALLLATSNVTGAIDVAFVDRADVKRLVGPPSARAAYAVLRGCCAELATRGVLAGCAAPLPLCDLESARFRETEGTAQSLRLWRVAREAAAAQLSGRALRRLPFLACALHMPPRTRPALPQFLDALHAALLQHAADAAALRDAGDPDHAPHDGSVRNGTRD; encoded by the coding sequence ATGAGCGCTCCCCTTCATGTAGAGATTGTACAAAAAAGATCAAGTCGAGCAAGTAAGGACTTCATCAAAGAAACGGTGCATTGTTATTTGGCAAACTTTGTTGCTATAAAGCCAGGGGCGACGCTCTCTAGGGAGCTCGAGGACGCCGAAGATCTCAAGGAGCACGTTCAATCCATCAGCTTCTGCGATGCGGAACACGAGTGCGAAGTTGCCCCAAGCGACTGCGAGTTCGTCTACCACGTGTTCCGCCTTGACACATTCGGCGCGGAGACCGACACACTGACTGATGCCGCGTCCGGTGAGGAGCTGGCGGCGGCCACCATGTGGGCGCTGCCCAACGAGGAGTTCCACGGGCTGTGGGAGAGCCTCGTGTACGACTCGCGCCTGAAGGCCGACACACTGCGCTTTGCCGAGGCCGCTTTCTCGTTCGCGGAGCGTGGCGTGGACCCCAACGTGGTGGGCGTGAACCGCGTCGTGCTGCTGCACGGACCCACCGGCACTGGCAAGACGAGTCTGTGCCGCGCGCTCGCTCAGAAGCTGGCCGTACGGCTTTCCGAACGCTTCCCGCGCGCGCGTCTTCTGGAGATTGATGCGCATAGCTTGTTCTCCAAGTGGTTCTCGGAGAGCGGCAAGCTGGTGGCGCGCCTGTTCGCGCGCGTGGCTGAGTTGGCGGAGGACCCGCGCCTGCTGGCCGTGGTGTTGGTGGACGAGGTGGAGTCgctggcggcggcgcggcaagCGGCGCTGCGTGGCCTAGAGCCGTCGGACGCCGTGCGCGCCGTCAACGCAGTGCTGACGGCGCTGGATCGGCTGCGGCGCTTGCCCAACGCGCTTCTGCTAGCCACTTCTAATGTGACGGGCGCCATCGATGTGGCGTTTGTGGACCGCGCCGATGTGAAACGGCTGGTGGGTCCACCGTCGGCGCGCGCCGCCTACGCCGTGCTGCGTGGCTGCTGTGCCGAGCTGGCGACTCGTGGCGTACTGGCGGGGTGTGCAGCGCCGCTGCCTCTATGCGATCTGGAGAGCGCGCGCTTCCGCGAGACGGAAGGCACGGCGCAGTCGCTGCGTTTGTGGCGCGTTGCACGtgaggcggcggcggcgcagCTATCAGGGCGCGCGCTGCGGCGCTTGCCGTTCCTAGCGTGTGCGCTGCACATGCCGCCGCGCACCCGCCCCGCGCTGCCTCAGTTCCTGGACGCACTGCACGCCGCGCTGCTGCAGCATGCCGCCGACGCTGCAGCCCTGCGCGACGCTGGTGACCCAGACCATGCTCCACATGATGGTAGCGTTCGGAATGGGACCCGTGAttag
- the LOC117987504 gene encoding transmembrane protein 209, protein MSLSPNSQLVQRTIELNYTNKKRSTSFKWIVVNAVFLLIFVYDFSCKCPGYTSVLHYVELGCAAVLAANLLQYAVRLAPSRAPRLPLSPQQQKLLGLSSTDLDSSFILTEHNASGRSDDTSAVTATEELTLWPARSPPRTPPRAPLSLPGAPCESSPTSRRASSSPTLSPAATFADDADSLAEYLARCAASGGPAPIYQLSAVDTGGGKLEESSPQGSPDTWWRLDLDPQRLTQYNLNLRLWIHITILERMLRELRAADEALARAALCEAGALRGGRVPVARLRALATHVPALAALAPFLEPFPDQRYALRRIAELADGGCLSAYRWDGGSADWDASQPSDAELLLRLVAAYLDGQLPRGARVRPFSDEYLVEGATPNKQLAIARLRARPPHFALVWRGATLGVARGRNNLLHTLLLFLAAAARADPPALARTHLGRAGLNMLWIIGR, encoded by the exons at GTCTCTCAGCCCAAACTCCCAACTGGTGCAACGCACGATTGAGTTGAACTACACAAACAAAAAACGCTCCACATCGTTCAAATGGATCGTCGTCAATGCAGTATTCTTGCTCATATTCGTTTATGATtt ttCATGCAAGTGCCCAGGCTACACGTCCGTGCTGCACTATGTGGAGCTGGGCTGTGCCGCAGTGCTGGCCGCCAACTTGCTGCAGTATGCCGTACGCCTGGCGCCGAGCCGCGCGCCCCGTCTGCCGCTGTCGCCCCAGCAACAGAAGTTGCTCGGCCTCTCCAGCACTGACCTTG ATTCGTCGTTCATCCTGACGGAGCACAATGCCAGCGGTCGCAGCGACGACACTAGCGCCGTCACAGCGACAGAGGAGCTGACGCTGTGGCCGGCCCGCTCACCGCCGCGCACGCCGCCTCGTGCTCCGCTCTCGCTGCCCGGAGCACCCTGCGAGTCGTCACCGACGTCGCGCCGCGCGTCGTCGTCGCCCACGCTGTCGCCCGCCGCCACGTTCGCCGACGACGCAGACTCGCTGGCGGAGTACCTTGC GCGCTGCGCGGCCAGCGGCGGTCCCGCGCCGATCTACCAGCTGTCGGCCGTCGACACCG GCGGCGGAAAGCTGGAGGAGAGCTCGCCGCAGGGCTCGCCCGACACGTGGTGGCGCCTCGACCTCGACCCGCAGCGCCTCACGCAGTACAACCTCAACTTGCGCCTG TGGATCCACATCACCATCCTGGAGCGTATGCTGCGCGAGCTGCGCGCGGCGGACGAGGCGCTGGCACGCGCGGCACTGTGCGAGGCGGGTGCGCTGCGTGGCGGCCGCGTGCCCGTGGCGCGTCTGCGCGCGCTGGCGACGCACGTGCCCGCGCTCGCCGCGCTGGCGCCCTTCCTCGAGCCCTTCCCCGACCAGCGGTACGCGCTGCGGCGCATCGCCGAGCTCGCGGACGGCGGCTGCCTCAGCGCCTACCGCTGGGACGGCGGCAGCGCGGACTGGGACGCGAGCCAGCCGTCCGACGCCGAGCTGCTGCTGCGCCTCGTGGCCGCCTACCTGGACGGGCAGCTGCCGCGCGGCGCACGCGTGCGTCCCTTCAGCGACGAATACCTGGTGGAGGGCGCGACACCGAACAAACAGCTCGCGATCGCGCGGCTGCGCGCGCGCCCGCCACACTTTGCGCTGGTGTGGCGCGGCGCGACGCTGGGCGTGGCGCGCGGCCGCAACAACCTGCTGCACACGCTGCTGCTGTTCCTGGCGGCGGCCGCGCGCGCCGACCCGCCCGCGCTCGCGCGCACGCACCTCGGCCGCGCCGGCCTCAACATGCTGTGGATCATCGGCCGCTGA